Below is a window of Macadamia integrifolia cultivar HAES 741 chromosome 8, SCU_Mint_v3, whole genome shotgun sequence DNA.
GCAGTTGGTTCCGGGGTTGGGATGGTGGGGAGTGGCATTGGGGCTGGAGTAGGGCTGGTTGGGACTGGCATTGGGGCAGGAGTAGGGCTTGTTGGAAGCGGCATTGGTACAGGAGTTGGGTTTGTTGGGAGTGGTCTTGGTGCTGTGGGCAGTGGCCTCAGCAAGGCTGGAAAGTTCATGGGCAGGACCATTACAGGGACATCAAGCAGCTCCAAGAGGAGTGGTACCAGCACTCCTGTAACAGCACAAGAAAATGGTGGTGCAAAGCCAGCATGAGCTTTCATATCTAGTCTTAGCCTTTGGTATCTGTGACACACCTTTTGATTTGTACTATTTTAGTTTCTTAAATGATTAGTCAAAGATTTGAATTCCTTTTCTTCGCTCTGTTTACCTCTCTTAGATCCCTATTGTTTAGTTTGGAAATGAACGACATGTATTTTACATTCATCTAAATCAGTTTCATCGTCAGCCTGATCCCAAGGTTGTTTTCTGTGTTACTTTGGTACTTTAATTTTTCATGAGAAACAcactatttttttgggtgaagaggaaCTGCAAACTGAAATCTAACAGACATTAATACTCCCCCTTCTATAGGCCGAAACTGAAAATGCCACTGCTTTCATTATGATCCTCCTCTACCTCCATTAATGCCTACATTGATGGTTAGAGGGAAACTGCCTCCACTGAATAAATACTCCATACTCAGCACATCTTGTATAGATctaaatgttttttttatttagttttacgTCAAATAAGATAGCACAGAGATCCCACGTCCAAGTATTTTCGTCCTCCATTTTCTGCAAATCCTTCATTTGTTGGGAGTTGGTCCATATCTCCATATATCTGCTGCCGCCATTGTTAGTATTCTGATCATTCCCAGTTAGGTAAACAATTAACCATGACCTTTGTGTCCTGCCACTGTAGGAATTCCAAACTAAACACAAATTGAGGAATTATAAATCttaaattcatttaaaaacCTTTCAAATACAACAATCCCACACTACTGAGGTTACAATCAGGAAAATATATGAATGCGACTCCAAAAAATACACTTGTCTTTTTTTCAATTTGCTGGTCAGCCCCACTCCACTTGGCTAAAAGCTTAATGTCTTAAATCATAAGAAGCAAACCCTTCTGCGACAGAAACACAAGTCATTGATACAGAGGAGCCTAGAAATAAAACCATGTAAAATAAAGTGACAGACAACACTAAAGCAGAAAGAGCTATTGGTAGTAGTTGGAGCTTAAAACCATCCAACAAGTGGTTTCGCATGATCTCTCATTGATCATCAAATCCATCAAATCCCATTTCAAACTTGCAGCGCATGGTAAGCCAGTCTTGTCAATACATAACAGTTTGGTAACGCGGCTAAACAATGAGACAACAGACGGAGGCTTGTGCACCAGACTATCAACCAAAACCAGGAGGCACATCAGGATCTTCATCACTACCATCACATGTTTGCTGGTGACATAATATTGGACCAAAGCCAGGTGGGACACTGGGATCACTATCATCCGGCTGCAACTCTTCATGCATATGATGTGGTTCTTCCTTCTGTCCTGCATGTTTTTCTTGGTGATGCACAGGAAGTTGCAGGTGTTCTTTTGGTTCTTCACATTGGTTTTTGGCTTGCTCATGATTGGGTGGGGAGAAACCAGGTGGTTCTTTTGGATCACTGTCTGATGATGTATCATCTCTTCCAGAGATAGATGCTGTGAGTGGATCGTTTATGGCAGCTTGTTTGTCAACTGATCTCGGGTCACTGGCAAGGGATGACATGTCCACTTCCTTCCCTTTTGGGTTAGCTAACTTATCATACACAGATTTTACTGTATCTGTAATCTCACTTTTCATGCCATCCCCTGATCTGATCACAGTCCACAACCCATCAGAAATTTGGGCCATCACTTTGTCGCTGTAGACACCATAAACAAGTCAATAGCTTACTTACGTGGAAATCTTTCTGCAAAGCAAACAAAGTTATTTATATGATTGATGGCTTAATTTATAATGCAGTTGAGTTTTGCAGATATGAATCATACAATTACATAAAACCACCAAGGTACTTGCAGAAGCCTTGGAAAATTATAAATTGGGGTGGGGCtgggtgtgggggtgggggaggagagagCCAATTGAAAAGCAGAGCAAGTATATACCCCACCTACCCAATCTCTTCATGAATGGCATCAGAAAGTTGTCTAGGTTTCAAATTTTCAGCTCCTTGGCTATTAAGTGCTTCTGACTGCTTAACCATTGAAATAATATTATTACGCAAGTCTTCCTGCAGGAAATTTCTCGTCAGAAATAATGATTTGTGAACTTGATCACACATGCACACGGTACATTCTTACTGAACAAATTTATTGATGCCATTTACAGTTCACCACTATTAGATCAGAATGTTCAACTCTGCATCGTACCAAATTATGTTGTTATAATAATCCAATTTTGCATACAAGTTTAGCACAGCTGtaaaataaatcaagaaaacATTTTATTCCTTGTACATGGCACCTAACTGTCATTACTATAGATGTTTCCCTTTTAGCATAAAAATGAAGGCAATAACAATTGAAAGGTAAACATTGCGGGTCAATAATAATTTCCTTTCCCAAAATGGATTGATGTGGAACACCCAAAGAAAACAATAGCAAGAAGTACCCACTATTATCTGTTTTCAATAATTTCATTGGCAACCCTAATACATTTCTATCACAGAtttttccaatttccctagctctggttgcaagggaaattaaacggaaaggaagtgaaaattttcaaacttgaaaaagaaacttttgtaatcattacccagcATTCACATCCAAGGGATTTGGATGCAATTAACATTTAGttaccaaatatggaatgattcgGAGTTAATGATATAATCATGTGGAAGGtatttggatgcaaagtaaagtgacattaataaccaaatatggaatgatttggagttaatgataaaatcatgtggggtaatgccatttggtctccccccccccctttNNNNNNNNNNNNNNNNNNNNCCCCCCcccttcccttgtatattctctcttgcctttattttagattttgttcatcaaaaaaaatgattacaaaagtttctttttcagATTTGAAAGTTTTCAGTTCCCTTCcatttaatttcccttgcagcCAAATGGAGACTTAGTCAGAAGCACATTCATGTCAAATCTAGAGAAATATGACCAAAATGTGCAACTCTAGTCTTTTTCTATTATCGGAATAACCcaaggatttttttcttctttcatctgcCATCAGTGTTATCCCATGCACTTTTTTTTCTGCAATGAAAAACTTCAAATATTACTGCTCTGTCTTTGTTGTTGTTCAACCAGGGTgagcagtttttttttccccctttttcattCACATAGACCACTTCTCTGTTTCTCATTTCCTAATGTCTTCCAGGGTCTATAATTGTCTACCATTTTGAATGTAGAAACAGCAATACTAAAAGCTACACAAAAGAAGAATATATACAACTGAGTACCAATGATCTCGATGTGTAGCAGAACCATAGGCACAGAATGAGTGTGAAGAACGCAAAAATGTAGAATTCATATGAAGCACTAGTGCAATCAATCAATAACCGTAGGCATTTACATCCCATCAAATCTCCCCTTCATGCAATTCACACCATTGTCTTTTAACTCTACTTGTCTTCTCATTCCGTATTTTTCCTGTTCAGTTCTCCGATTTGAGAATTTTATCATCAATAAACGGAATTATTCAAAACCTAGTAATCTGATAATTCCATAGTGAAAAGTGTAACAGATGACATATTGAAACTATTTCATATAAATAGAAACCCATGTCAGTATGCAAGTGTTATCAGCGATTCGATCTTCAAATGTTTGAAACTACAGGACAGATCGAATGTTTTACTGAAATCTTTGAACGAAAAACGGGATACAAGGATGAAGAAATTGAATTGAGGCAATGCCGAAGAGGGAAGACTTACATCTTCTTTGAGCTTGCGGATGATCTTGAGACGAAGCCTGTCGAAGTCTCCATCGTCCTTGAGCTTTGAAATCACCTCCTCGGCGCTGATTCTGCTGCGACTGCTGCTTTCCATTATTTTCCACTTCGGATTTCTTCGAAGAATAAGAATTCATTCATAGCTTCACGCAAAGTTTGGGCTTTTGTCTCCGCTTTTCCTCATCCGGAATCTCACCGTCCATTCGATCcgttaggctgcgtttggttaaGTTTTCAGAAAACGTTTCgtgttaaaaatgaaaatttcagtttatgtCAAAATGacgttgttgttttttttttttttttttttaacgaaattAAAATGGCGAAACTGCCTTTTGTGGTTCCATCAATTCTTGTTGctatcaatttttttcccactttttgttcaaaaaaaaaaaaaaaaacgaaacacaccataaatgcaccaaatgctttattccgtttttttgttcacatagaacgcAAAAACTTCAGAAATATTTTCTGAAACGTTATTAAACGCAGCCTTAGCTTTGAAAATCTCTCACATTAAATAAAGAGTTTCGTGTTACTTTTGGGTCAGAAAATGCCAGGTCGTAATTTTTCACCCGGCCCTTCGAATATAAGGTCTAGCTTGGGCAGGACCCCCATTAGCAAAAAcgggaatgaaaaaaaaaaaaaaaaaaacaaaaacagacgGTACAGGCTTTAAACAGTAAAAGTTTTTTAACGATACGGTCAAAAAACAGAGAAcggtaaaaaaggaaaaaatggatgTTACAGGTTTTAAATGTGCAGATTTTAAGCAAACGGGACCAAAAAAATGGTactatactcatataaattaaaaaattactacatgaatacttgcatctaattttcaaaataactacagtatccaacactaatgcatGTATATCTTATGTCTCATTATCAGTTTtatgatatataattgaatatcatccactaccaattttaaattcatacaccacacatgtccaagttttgTTGAACAATGTGGCTtggttatgatgttgttcattgttgtcaacatagtcaacacactcttagagtaatgtatgttcagtttgagttaAGAGTCAgcactttagaaacatttttttagcaAATGCATCACTCTGTATCTCAATTTCGGGATctatacattgatattgagttgaaagtgatatcatgagaaatataggacattgagttagcttcaagtcgaCGAAAGAATCAAGTGGATCAAAGTTCGAGGGAgaaagatatggtcaattaagtagaaattatgttcaacaagttaagtcttaaaaaatgccaaaaaaatggAAGCGTGtttaaacgcattttaaacgtgtttagaataGAAATGCTTGCCGTTTgctgttttttttaattatttttgagAAGCATATGggaaaatgtgttttaaaagataaaaaacgAGAACGTATTAAAATGGAATTTTAAACGTGTTTTTGCTAATAGTGGGCAGGACCTGGATCCTCTTTAGCAGCTGAGGTCCAACGAGCATTTGACAACTGGGAACACCTAGACACGTACCCCAATACACAGGTGTATCCTAAGGAACTCCTAGCTGTCAGGTGCAAACTGAGCACCCAACATGGTTGGAAAGGATCTTGCTCCACTATTACTCAACTGTGATTCTtaattgggttgggttcaagCTACCCTGAGTCCCCTAGTACATGTTATTGGCTAAAGTGCATATATATAAACCAGTTTTAAGGGTTATGTCACCATGGAAAATGTTTATTTGAATGATCTGGGATTTGATTTGATGTCGATGATTTGGAAATGAAATTTTGGACTTATTGTATGCTTAGAAATGGTGATTTCTTTTTAAGTAATTGGTGtgtatgttttttcttttatcgaATATTTGGTATGTATACTTATGAATGAATAACTGAGTGTTCTTATGCTTAAGAATAGATATCTAAGGACttcctatatatttttttggtaacactTTCTATCCATTCATTTCAATACATATACATTTAAATTCATCGATGAATACCCACTCTAGGGTCACCATAATTGTACTATGAATGTTGTTTCTACCTTTTAGTTTGTTGGTAAATCACTAGAAGCTTTTACTATTCTAATTTATATTCCATTGCTAAGATCATAGACTACCGCTAGTAGGTCAATCGGGCCGTGAGCACGGTGGGAACGGACTTTCTATAAAGCCAGCCGGGCAGGCCGAGTCATGATAGAAGGAAGGGAACGGTCCAAATGTTGCATAGGCAAAGCCAAGTTGTGGGCAGATGGAAGCAAATGGGGAGACTCAGGTTGGGACACACTGTAACTAAGAGACCCATTATGTTTATGTGGTTGAGGAAACACCCATGAATCTATGGTCATTATTATTGTTCATGATGTGGAAAAGGGAATTTAAACCCTTATGCAAAGCAATGATTTTTAAAATCTACCTTTGATACTTTGATAAGTGGGTTGGGTCAAGTGGGTGGCATGGGTTGGTCATGATTCAAAGGATTAGGCTTGATTCAAGTGGGTTCAAAAGAGGGGTTGTGAAAGGAAGAGAGGACTCACAAAAGAGGAAATGCAGGGAGTGTGACAAAGATGGGACATAGCAAGGTGGGCTACAACAGGGTTGGATAGCGGCAGGGTTGAAGAGAAGGGTTGAGGGTTGCGGGAGAGACAAAGGAGAGGGGTAGTTGGGTGGGGGGCTCACGGAGGAGGAAGAAACAAGGGTGTGGGAATTATGGGGAGAGTGGAGGGCGGTGTGGTTTGATGTTGTAGGGAGAGATCAGAGGACAAGAGGGTTGTAAGGAGAGAGGGACGTTCATGTGGAGGCTCACAAGGCGTGAGGGGATAGGGGCTCACGCGGCATAGAATTTAGGTGGGATTGGTGTCTCATGTCATGCTACAACTCAACACGAGAGAGCACCCTCCCTTCTTTCCTCtcatctttttctctccttttctcataCAAAATGTTAGAGCCCAAAAGAGAtctcaaaaacaagaaaaaatgtcTCGATACCATGTGAATTCTGGTAAAACTTTGTATATGGTTTGGGCAAGGTTTTCCTTTGACGCCCATATAATATTTGGGCGAATTTGGATTATTTTTTGGAGAGGGATTGAGGGGTTCAATTTTTTGTGAGAGGGTGTATTAAGAAATCCGCACAACGATGTCATGTGTAATCTTCtcttatattatattaatatagaaaaaataaagacaaagaaTTGGACCTATACAAAGTAAacctataaaagaaaataaggcaACACATGGAGACAAGGCAAAACAAGTATTACAAAATATGACAGAATCAATAGGAATATCACAGAATACATAGCTAacataagggttttttttttttttttttttttttttaaggggaatATTATTGCATAGCGGCATGAGGAGCACATGGCTACTTGATTACAAGCATCACAAAGCCAAGAAGTGGAGAGGGGTCATGGTGTCTTACATGCTAGATACACAGCTGTCTGGGCAAGGGAATTGGCAATATCATTGGCTTCCCTTGAAATTTGAACAAAAGAGCAATCCTGAATCCTTCTTTAGAGTGGACCATGGATTAAGATCTTTTTTGAAGGacattttacaatttttttccttataaaatgTTCTTAACTTCATCTTATGATTAACTTTTGGTTACaaataaaaatagggaaaataattaaataatatttaCCCTCTCACATAATTTCTCTCCACTCTTAATATTAATAACGTGAGTTCCTTGTATATTTTTTGACATGCATCGAAAATGATGGTTTCTTGTTGAAATATACGATGTTAATATAATGAGGTAACATATTGATCCTTctctaataaaaataaagtgaacATCTCTAATTTAACATGGACATGCATCCTCTCTACTTCATTGCCACATTTAATCATTTAgatctaaaaaaaattatatggatAAGTTTCAAGGCCACATGCTAAAATATAACAGTTCTTCCTTAAAAGTAATTTAATTAACGTTCTCtatcacttaaaaaaaaattatcataaatTATAGGAGATAGTTTTCCTTTATCCACACTGAGTGAAGAAGCCCTTACCTACAAGTTTAGATGTCTTGGGATGAATATCGAGATCGATGAAAAAAATGTTATCAACTTCCTACAATATGAAAATATGAAGTAAAGTAAGTGACAATGACCATTGAAGGAAATTTTTCTCCTAAATTAAATGTAGTTTCTTACCACGTAAACTCTATAAACCTACAAATAGTGATGAGGGCCTTCTGCTTCCTTTGCTTCATGGTGCAAGCAATTATGTTGACTTCAGTGCCTTCAAGAAAGCAAAATAGATAATAATTTAAGGTGGGCAGAAGTTAAAGGGGTTATAAAAACTAAATTTGAacttaattttcagttttttagaaGCTCAAATGGTGAGCTATGGACGCCACGCATGGTGATTGGTTTCTTCAAAAAATATaccatttatcaaaaaaaaaaaaaatttattttttaattttaatttttattttgagtttatCTTTCTCCCAATAATAGAGGGTTATATATGTTATTTTATAAGAGACAGAAAAAGATTCTCCCATATGTATCAGCCTGTCCCATACACATTGGATGATTGGGAGGTAAGGACAAGCCCAAAGATAAGTTAGCGACTTAGCGTATGTTACACTACGTAACAGAATTTATATTCCCGTGGTTTTATTTGGAGAAAATGATGACAATGTATGTCATCATCTGATTGTCATTCGTGACCCTCCTAATGGACGTATCACTTTCTCGACTAGGTTTCGTTAGCCCTTAAGTAGAGATTTTAGAATGTAAATTTGCTGCTTGTATGATCACCTGATTGCACATATGAAGATCCAACACCAAtcccttttgtttatgaatatatCTCTCTTCACCCTTGTAATGGCAAGAAGTGAAACAGATTTTTCAATGCTCACATGTACAAACAAGTGATCACATATACAGAAGATCTAAACACGAGATCTTACATATTTCAATATTCACATTGGGTCATCAAGACCGTTAAAAAAACTAACTCAAAAAAACATGAAAGATCTACGGACTAGAGAGTTGTCCCCTTGGTGGTGTCTCTCCAGTAGGTTGCACTCGCAGGCTCGCAGCTGCATGGGTCCAAGAAGATAATAGAATGGGATCTACGCTCCTACTAACTAGGGAAGGGTGGGGAGGTGAGTGGTGGATGTCAAATGGTCGGCTcctcctttgatttttcttaataaaatttcttagtttcttgttaaaaaaaaaaaaaatggtcggttcggtttgattATTTTTACTTTGTATATGTTAGGTCAGATCAAAATTAGACCATAAACTGTTCAAATCATTAtcggtttattttattttttttttcattttaaattttattataacaacattagaaaaaaaatttgttactATAGTTACATCACGTTGACTCTGGCCGTTAGTCGTACTATTAGTATCAGTTTTACAAGCCAGATTAAAAATTAAATCCATAGTTGGATGACTTTCTACTACTTTGCGGTGAAAGGTTATGGCATTTGATACTAAGAAGATCTCATGGAATGTCGAAAAATATAGGAGAGGCCAAGCTTGTATTAGTTGTCCTCAATCATGTTAGGATATCTTCTGTTTCCATTGCTTCATGCTAAGTAGTAAGAGGTGTCAATTCAATCCATTCCATTGCGCGACTAGGTTCCAACCAACAAGTAGTTGTAGTAGTATTTGAGCTAATGAACCTAAGCTGACCTTGTGATAGGATTTCATATGTCCATCTTAAAGTTGAGTTCAAAATATTAGATGCACCAACACAAGTCGAAATTGGATGTATAAAAAAAGATATAGGAAATCTTTTGTTCAAGCTTGCCGGAACATCTGTATTATGTAAAACATTAGTATTCATAAAAGtggaaaaatatataaatctgcaatccatttatttatattatgtaAAACAGAAATTAGGTTAAgattaattttttatgcaatTATATCATTCCTATGTTTCAATATGAAATAGATAGTGATTGCAAAGACATTGAAAACCCAATTGAGATTTGATTTAGAGAAATTTTTGTGCAATAACAAATACTTTACTGCCTGGAAAAATGATGTTGAGCTTGTATTCTGTAACCGTAGTCCAAGTGGCCCCGCCACCCAAATGTGCATTGCATAATCATAGCTAATAAACAGGTGAAAAGTGGATCCTGTGAAACTATTGCGGAACACACATGATTCATCCATATTCATCCAATGACCCAAAATGTCCCAGACTAGCATTCCATTATGTATGATTCGCTAAAGGaacattttaaatttagggcggattttttatttccaagGAAACTTCCGCCACCTATATAAAACACCTCTCAAAGTGGTTGCATTTCCTTGGATGGTTTTGATGAATTTAGCACCTGCATGTGTGGATAATGAGCCATTTGAAGTCAATAAGCATGTTCATTTGTCACTATGTGATATTGGATTTATTTTAGTAATCGTATGGACCAAATTTGGATGGATTGGCGACGTAAGTAAACCCATATTCCAAGAGttattcaaaataaattgaTCCACTTTGTCGATAGCATTGATAGCCTGTTGGTTGAAAGATGATAGATCAGAATTTTCATACTCAACCCAAGgatcaaacaaaaaataagtatCCTTGCCATTCTCGATTTTTGATACAATGCATTTCTTGAGAATAGGTAGGATTGATACTACATTATTCCAAATCCATGATCCTTGCTTTTGAAAAACTTTTGGATAGAAAGTGGATCCATTATGACAGTATTTGGCTCGTAAAATCTTGACCCAAATAGCCTTAGGAGCAGATAAGAATCCCCAACCCAGTTTCAGTAAGAGTGTTTTGTTTTGGGTGGTTGCATCTCTAATACTAAACCACCTAGGTGATATGTTTGGCATATTTTTTTCAGACAATAAGATGCAAACCCCTAGACTTATCGGAGTTGCCTCTGTTCCATAGTTGAGCATAGATAGAGGTAGTGGTCTTACAAATCTTGACTGAGAATGCAAAACAAGACATTAGATAGGATTGAATAGAGTATAGTGTGGATTGAGTAAGAATTTTGGAGCCAACAAAGGAAAGTAACTTGGCCTTCCACACAGAGAGCCGATTGTTGACACGCTCGACAATGCCATGGAGACTGGCCACCCTTGATCTAGGATGTAGAAGATTTGTTCCTAGGTAAATGGTTTCTCTAGATACTTCCTTCACACCCAGAAGAGAGCTTAAATGGATATGTTCGCAGTTCAGAACATTTTTACTGAAAAGAATACCACTCTTGGCATAATTAATTTGTTGCCTTTAGTTGCTAATAAATCATCTGAGGTAGCTCgacagaaaatgaaaaatatcgTCCACGAATAGAAAATGGGAGACCTCAAGTGCATGTTTAGCCACTTTAATGCCTTTAAAGAGATTAAGATCTCGGTAGGTGGGGAGAAGGCGGCACAGAACTTCCATGACAAATATAAGATGTATGGGCTCAAAGGACAGCCTTGTTGGATTCCTCGGGAGGGTTCAAAAAATTCGAAGGAAGCACCCTCCAATTTAATAGAATAGGTCATTGTTGATAAAAGATAGGAAACTAAATCACACCATCGATCTCCGAAACCCAGGAATTCAAAAATGGCCCTTATGATACCCAACAAGGTCATAAGCCTTTGACATATCAAGTTTGACTGCAACATAACCtcattttatcatttttggTCTTTAGAAAGTGAGAGATCTCATTTGCAATGATGATGTTATTCGAAATTTGACGCTCAGAAATAAAGGTTGCTTGAAAAGGGGATATAAAATTAGGCAAATGTTGTTTGATTCTGTAAACAATGATTTTAGTAATGATTTTATAGGACACGTTGCACAAACTAATTGGTTGGAAATCTTCCACTCTGtatgcatcatttttttttggaaatgagGCAAATTAACGTATGATTTACTCCATATGGGAGAGTACAATTGGTGAAGAACACTTTGACAAAATTCCTCACATCATTCCACTCTTGGTCTATTTGTCCACTTATCTTAGCTACGTTTTTCATGTATATAAGACGAATtgtgtataaaaaaatatttaattttatcgattttattgcaatttttttctttgattttttaggTTTCAATCCAAATGATCTGTTTTAATGGGTTTTAAAATCAGAACCAATATTGAACTATTAAATAATTTGATCGATCAATTTCAGTTCGGTCTCCATCAGTTCAATTgggtggtctgattttgacatccCTAAGTGAAAGGTTAGTCTCTAAAGGGTATCAGGTTAGATAATATATTCTTTTCgatgaattattattatcattggtctgttattttttcaaatgttaATATATTTATTCTTCAACATAGACACGACATGATCTAGATTAGTTATATGTCAAATTCggagtctaattcaatcaaatatacTCTTTTGAATTGGCACACATCACAGGTATATTTATCCATGTGTGCCATTACTCTATGCATTACCATACGTTCTTTCAACTTTGAGTGAGAATAGAgaatataaattaaattaaaaaaatatcataaaataAATAGTTCAAATTTATCTTGTGATTTTTTTAGAACATCAACCTTCGTTATTATATGAATAACTATCCATTTTTCCTCcgagaaaacaaaagagaaaatatggaACAGAATTTCCCAAGGCAAACACCCACAAATTTTACGAGATGTGTCCACATATCACGTCACGGATGGTTATCTGTCATGATATGACACACCGCGGCATTTTATATAAGCGACACGAAACATTGGGAAGCTCTACAGATTGGGAATCTCTTATCCACAGATAGAGGAGTAGGGTATTAAGGGCCAAGGGGCTCACGAAGAAGGGGTAATAGGGGGTTCGGGGATTATTAGAAGAGTAGAGGTCAGTTGTGGTTTGATGTTGCAAGGAGATATTGGAGGACGAGAGGGTTGCTGGTAGAGAGGGAAGTTTAGGTGGGGGGCTCATGAGGGCTGGCGAAAGCATTAGCAGAGG
It encodes the following:
- the LOC122085797 gene encoding uncharacterized protein LOC122085797 → MESSSRSRISAEEVISKLKDDGDFDRLRLKIIRKLKEDEDLRNNIISMVKQSEALNSQGAENLKPRQLSDAIHEEIGDKVMAQISDGLWTVIRSGDGMKSEITDTVKSVYDKLANPKGKEVDMSSLASDPRSVDKQAAINDPLTASISGRDDTSSDSDPKEPPGFSPPNHEQAKNQCEEPKEHLQLPVHHQEKHAGQKEEPHHMHEELQPDDSDPSVPPGFGPILCHQQTCDGSDEDPDVPPGFG